One region of Mus musculus strain C57BL/6J chromosome 3, GRCm38.p6 C57BL/6J genomic DNA includes:
- the Alg5 gene encoding dolichyl-phosphate beta-glucosyltransferase, with product MATLLLQLLGLGVALAAAALILVSIVAFITATKMPPCYQHEEEKFFLNAKGQKEALPSIWDSPTKQLSVVVPSYNEEKRLPVMMDEALNYLEKRQKHDCTFTYEVIVVDDGSEDQTSKVALKYCQKYGSDKVRVITLVRNRGKGGAVRMGVFSSRGEKILMADADGATKFPDVEKLEKGLSDLQPWPEQMAIACGSRAHLEKESIAQRSYFRTFLMYGFHFLVWFLCVKGIRDTQCGFKLLTREAAARTFSSLHIERWAFDVELLYIAQCLQIPIAEVAVNWTEIEGSKLVPFWSWLQMGKDLLFIRLRYLTGAWRLKQTRKAS from the exons GTTTCCATTGTGGCGTTTATAACTGCTACAAAAATGCCACCATGTTACCAACATGAGGAAGAGAAATTCTTCCTCAATGCCAAAGGCCAGAAGGAAGCTCTCCCCAGCATCTGGGACTCGCCTACGAAACAGCTATCTGTTGTTGTGCCTTCCTACAATGAAGAGAAACGGT tgCCTGTGATGATGGATGAAGCCCTGAACTACCTAGAAAAGAGACAG AAACATGATTGTACGTTCACGTATGAGGTGATAGTGGTTGACGATGGCAGTGAAGACCAGACGTCAAAG GTCGCTTTAAAATACTGCCAGAAATACGGAAGTGACAAAGTCCGGGTGATAACGCTGGTGCGGAACCGTGGGAAAGGTGGTGCTGTTAGGATG GGTGTATTCAGTTCCCGAGGAGAGAAGATCCTCATGGCAGATGCTGACGGAGCCACAAAGTTTCCAGATGTTGAGAAATTAGAAAAGGGGCTGAGTGATCTACAGCCATGGCCT GAGCAAATGGCTATTGCATGTGGGTCTCGAGCTCATCTGGAGAAAGAATCGATTGCTCAG CGCTCTTACTTCCGTACCTTTCTTATGTACGGATTCCATTTCCTGGTGTGGTTCCTCTGTGTCAAAGGAATCAGGGACACACAGTGCGGGTTCAAATTACTGACCCGAGAAGCAGCAGCCCGGACCTTCTCGTCTCTGCACATTGAACGATG GGCATTTGATGTAGAGCTGCTGTACATAGCACAGTGTCTTCAAATCCCAATAGCAGAAGTTGCTGTCAACTGGACAGAAATTGAGG GTTCTAAGTTAGTTCCATTCTGGAGCTGGCTACAAATGGGCAAAGACCTGCTTTTCATCCGACTTCGGTATCTGACGGGTGCCTGGAGGCTCAAGCAAACACGGAAAGCGAGTTAG